From Jaculus jaculus isolate mJacJac1 chromosome 19, mJacJac1.mat.Y.cur, whole genome shotgun sequence, a single genomic window includes:
- the Mrpl9 gene encoding 39S ribosomal protein L9, mitochondrial — MRPRLCLAAHIMAGALVAAGRALLCASAARPAQAGVRRPLMERSVPGLERDFSLCQQRSTVVVERWWKVPLAGEGRKPRLHRRHRVYKLVEDTKHRPKDKLQLILTQSVEELGVRGDVISVKKSVGRNRLLPQGLAVYASPENKKLFEAEKLLRQEGKLERIQTKAGEVTVKFLRSCHLEVGMKNNVKWELNPEIVARHFFKNLGVVVAPHALKLPEEPITRWGEYWCDVTVNGLDTVRVPMSVVLFEKPKTKRYKYWLAQQAAKSMAPTDSQTS, encoded by the exons ATGCGTCCGCGCCTGTGCCTGGCCGCGCACATCATGGCGGGCGCGCTGGTGGCGGCGGGTAGAGCGCTGCTGTGCGCGAGCGCGGCGCGGCCGGCGCAGGCGGGAGTCCGGAGGCCGCTGATGGAGAGGAGCGTCCCGGGGCTGGAGCGCGACTTCAGCTTGTGTCAGCAGAGG AGCACGGTCGTGGTGGAGCGCTGGTGGAAGGTGCCGCTGGCCGGCGAGGGCCGCAAGCCGCGCCTGCACCGGCGACACCGTGTCTACAAGCTGGTGGAGGACACGAAGCACCGGCCCAAGGACAAGCTGCAGCTCATCCTCACGCAGTCTGTGGAGG AGCTTGGAGTCCGGGGTGACGTGATCTCGGTGAAGAAATCTGTGGGCCGCAATCGGCTTCTTCCCCAGGGGCTGGCTGTGTATGCATCCCCTGAAAACAAGAAGCTGTTTGAGGCTGAGAAATTG CTGAGACAAGAAGGAAAACTAGAGAGGATCCAGACAAAAGCCGGAGAGGTG aCAGTGAAGTTTCTAAGAAGCTGTCACCTGGAAGTGGGGATGAAGAACAATGTCAAATGGGAGCTAAACCCCGAAATAGTTGCCCGACATTTCTTCAAGAAT CTTGGAGTTGTGGTTGCCCCACATGCATTGAAGTTACCAGAAGAACCCATCACACGGTGGGGTGAATACTGGTGTGACGTGACA gtcAATGGGCTCGACACCGTGAGAGTTCCTATGTCTGTAGTGCTCTTCGAGAAGCCAAAGACCAAAAGATACAAGTACTGGCTAGCCCAGCAAGCCGCCAAGAGCATGGCCCCCACTGACTCCCAGACCAGCTGA